One segment of Chionomys nivalis chromosome 3, mChiNiv1.1, whole genome shotgun sequence DNA contains the following:
- the LOC130871759 gene encoding S-phase kinase-associated protein 1-like: protein MPSIKLQSSDGEIFEVDVEIAKQSVTIKTMLEDLGMDDEGGDDPVPLPNVNAAILKKVIQWCTHHKDDPPLPEDDENKEKRTDDIPVWDQEFMKVDQGTLFELILAANYLDIKGLLDVTCKTVANMIKGKTPEEIRKTFNIKNDFTEEEEAQVRKENQWCEEK, encoded by the coding sequence ATGCCTTCGATAAAGTTGCAGAGTTCTGATGGAGAGATATTTGAAGTTGATGTAGAAATTGCCAAACAATCTGTGACTATCAAGACCATGCTGGAAGATTTGGGAATGGATGATGAGGGAGGTGATGATCCTGTTCCTTTACCAAATGTTAATGCAGCAATTCTAAAAAAGGTCATTCAGTGGTGCACCCATCACAAGGATGACCCTCCTCTTCCTGAGGATgatgagaacaaagaaaagcGGACAGATGATATTCCTGTTTGGGACCAAGAATTCATGAAAGTTGACCAAGGAACACTTTTCGAACTTATTCTGGCTGCAAACTACTTAGACATCAAAGGTTTGCTTGATGTCACATGCAAGACTGTGGCCAATATGATTAAGGGGAAAACTCCTGAGGAGATTCGTAAAACCTTCAATATCAAAAATGACTTTACTGAAGAGGAAGAGGCCCAGGTACGCAAAGAGAACCAGTGGTGTGAAGAGAAGTGA